A genomic window from Anguilla rostrata isolate EN2019 chromosome 14, ASM1855537v3, whole genome shotgun sequence includes:
- the ggt5b gene encoding glutathione hydrolase 5 proenzyme codes for MARTKHQSRRCCCLCLALLCVIAVVILCVVLFSKLRCSDGDFKHAAVAADSQMCSEVGRDMLQRGGSAVDGAIAALLCTTLVHPQSMGLGGGAIFTILDKNGKVKVINSRETVPKVFTPDLLRSCPKDFTSITGSKWIGIPGEIRGYEQAHRLYGKLPWAELFQPAIKLARDGFPLPPVLARYLHIPMIKKLVEASPLCEIFCNKNKTVLQMGETLRYPQLAETMAIIAKNGADAFYTGKISQDLVKDVQDAGGTLSLEDLASYQARVTEPWTVPLGEYKLYIPPPPAGGAILGLVLNIMKGFNLSPSSVEGEQQVLTFHRFAEASKFARGQKKSVRDPNFSSGKEAPRLIEDDFADRIRSMIRSNASRDPAYYNFTPSVDRQGTTHLSVLAEDGTAVSVTSSINRIFGSTIYSPKTGVILNDQLLDFCGIADRMTAGEQPPSSMAPSLLLSQSRGKTLVIGASGGSLITSAMAQTIMNHVWFGKSLHDAVSAPLLFVDASNGLNFESGFNERLREQLLERGHVQGAWPRLHFFNVVNAVTKEGGCISAMSDLRKLGKAEGY; via the exons ATGGCCCGGACCAAGCATCAATCGCGCCGCTGTTGCTGCTTGTGTCTCGCTTTGCTGTGCGTAATTGCGGTAGTCATATTGTGCGTTGTCTTATTTTCCAAGCTCCGATGTTCAGACGGGGACTTCAAACATGCGGCGGTCGCCGCAGACTCACAGATGTGCTCGGAAGTCGGCAG AGACATGTTGCAGCGCGGTGGGTCAGCAGTAGATGGCGCCATTGCAGCACTGCTGTGCACCACTCTGGTGCACCCCCAGAGTatggggctgggagggggcgCTATATTTACCATCCTGGATAAGAACG GCAAAGTGAAAGTCATCAACTCCAGAGAGACCGTCCCGAAGGTCTTCACACCTGACCTGCTGAGGTCCTGTCCGAAAGATTTCACATCAATCACAG GCAGCAAGTGGATCGGCATCCCCGGGGAGATCCGGGGATACGAGCAAGCTCACCGCCTCTACGGCAAACTGCCGTGGGCGGAGCTGTTCCAGCCGGCCATCAAGCTGGCGCGGGACGGCTTCCCCCTGCCCCCGGTCCTGGCGCGGTACCTCCACATTCCAATGATAAAGAAGCTCGTGGAGGCCTCCCCTCTGTG CGAGATATTCTGCAACAAGAATAAGACAGTTCTGCAAATGGGCGAGACACTGAGGTACCCACAGCTGGCAGAAACCATGGCAATCATCGCCAAGAATGGTGCTGATGCTTTCTACACAGGCAAGATTTCTCAAGACCTGGTCAAAGATGTGCAAGACGCAG GAGGGACATTATCGTTGGAGGATCTGGCATCTTACCAGGCAAGGGTGACCGAACCCTGGACAGTTCCTCTGGGAGAATACAAACTGTacatccctcctcccccagccggGGGCGCCATTCTCGGCCTCGTCCTCAACATTATGAAAG GATTCAATCTCTCACCCTCCTCAGTGGAAGGCGAGCAGCAGGTTCTCACTTTTCACAGGTTTGCCGAAGCCTCCAAGTTTGCAAGGGGGCAGAAGAAGAGTGTCAGGGATCCCAACTTTAGCTCAGGAAAG GAGGCCCCCAGGCTGATCGAGGATGACTTTGCCGATCGCATCAGGTCGATGATCCGCAGCAACGCGTCCCGCGACCCTGCGTATTACAACTTCACGCCCTCCGTTGACCGGCAAGGCACCACGCACTTGTCCGTCCTGGCTGAGGACGGCACCGCCGTCTCCGTCACCAGCTCCATCAATCGCAT CTTTGGCTCTACCATCTACTCTCCCAAAACTGGTGTAATCCTCAACGACCAGCTGTTGGACTTCTGTGGGATTGCGGATCGCATGACCGCCG GAGAGCAGCCTCCCTCCTCCATGGCCCCATCGCTCCTCCTGTCCCAGTCCAGGGGGAAAACCCTGGTGATCGGGGCATCTGGAGGCAGTCTGATCACTTCCGCGATGGCCCAG ACCATCATGAACCACGTGTGGTTTGGGAAGAGCCTGCATGATGCCGTCAGCGCCCCTCTGCTCTTTGTGGACGCCAGCAACGGTCTGAACTTTGAGTCCGGCTTCAACGAG AGGTTGCGTGAGCAGCTGCTGGAACGCGGGCACGTGCAGGGGGCGTGGCCGCGGCTGCACTTCTTCAACGTGGTGAACGCCGTGACGAAGGAGGGCGGCTGCATCAGCGCCATGTCGGACCTCAGGAAGCTGGGAAAGGCAGAGGGCTACTGA